DNA from Kogia breviceps isolate mKogBre1 chromosome 3, mKogBre1 haplotype 1, whole genome shotgun sequence:
ACACAAAAGCAAGGGGGAACTCACTTGGCATCTAGCTCAATAGTCCAGTGTAgcggttctcaaccactgtgagtCCACTCCCCACGTAGTGTCTGGCAGTGTCAAGAGACATTTTTTGGTTTCACACTAGTGGGAGTGCGGATGGGTTAGTGCTACTGGTATCTAgcaggtagaggccagagatgttgctaaacatcctacaaggcaCAGAAGCCCCGACAAAGAATTATCCCACTTCAAATTTCAATaatgccaaggctgagaaaaTCTGGACTAGTGAGAAGTGAAAAGGCTCCCAGAAAAGCTGCAGGAATAAAGAGGGGACTATTTAGAACAGAGCAGATAGGACTCAAGAACTTATGGATGTTGGAATGAGGTCAAGGATAACTCTGAGGTTTCTAGTTGGGTGAATGGGTAAGTGGTGATGCCAATAAGCAAGTCTGCAAGAACAAAAAGAGAAGTAGGCTGAGAGATTGGCAGGAGCACCAGTTTTGAatgtaataaatttttaaatctctgtgggggtgagggagagcaCAGGCACGGCATCTGCCAGCCTCTGTCCCTGCAGGATATTTCCACAGGCCCCCAAATGTGTGCTGAAGTGGATGCCTGTTCCCCCAGGCTGATGCTTTATGTTAAACAAACAAGCCTCTTTCACAGAAAGTCTGGGTGTCTTTCAGTTGGCTGCCTCTGCACTGCGCTCTGGGGTAGAACCTAAATCACAGGTCTGTCAGGGATAACAAAGATTGTCAAATACTGAACAAAATGGAGCAAAAGATGATAACCAACCAAGGTATCTTCCTCAAGATGATACCAGATGGCCAGGAAATGAAAAATCTCATTGTCAAAGAGACCCAAAATTcaaagtcaattttatttatttatttatttatttagtggtacgcgggcctctcactgttgtggcctcccccgttgtggagcacaggctccggacacgcaggctcagcggccatggctcacgggcctagctgctccgtggcatgtgggatcttcccggaccggggcatgaacccacgtcccctgcatcggtaggtggactctgaaccactgagccaccagggaagccctcaaagtcaATTTTAGAAGGCAGTGGGTTACCTAGAAACAGGTGCTGCAAAACTGAGTACTTCTTCAGGATCTGAAGTATGAGCTGAGGAGAAAATCAAGTGTGGAAAGACCACATTCTATATGCGACAGAACTAAAGAAATTCCATATCCTCTAAGTTCTTAGCACAACAAtgctacttaaaaaataaaaaaaatgtttttaaaagggagGGGGAGTAACTGTGCAAAGCAAAAGATTCATACTATGCAGAGgcacaaaaaaaaatccacttcctGAAGAATCCATAAATTATTAGAATCAAAAatgtaggaaaagagaaaaccagggacttccctggtggcatagtggttaagaatccgcctgccaatgcagaggacatgggttcaagccctggtccgggaagatcccacatgccgcagagcaactaagcccgtgtgccacaactactgagcccgcgtgccgagagcccgtgctccacaacaagagaagccaccgcaattagaagcccacacaccacaacgaagagtagcccccgctcaccgcaactagagaaagcccacagacagcaacgaagacccaatgcagccaaaacattaattttttttaaaaagagagataacCAAACAGCTAATCCTGATCACTTTTATGACAAGAAACCACGAACAATAAATAATGAAGCTTTCAGTGTCATAAAAACTAAAGCACATTTTAATGTAAGTATTGATTACCAAAATCCCACTGGAACGAATAGTATCACTGGTGTTGAGTGGAGAGACAGAAATGCCTGAAGGGAAGGCGAGTAGGACCTATTAAACCAACAGGACCCCTCATAGCTGCACCctataatgataaaatattttacaatactGGGCCCCAAAGAAGATCTGGGCCAAACCCCAAAAAAGTACTAGAATCACCTATTCCTATGGAGAATACAAAACTGTAGAAACCAGGAGGTGAATGTTTTGCACTCTGTTGGGAAGACAAGTTTGAGTGATCAGAAGCGGAAACTCTCCATCCTTCAGGTATGACAGCAGTTGTTAATTCATTGAGTACAGGAACTATGAAGAAGCCGCTACTAAACAACATCAGGTCCATTCAAATAGGGGGATAGGAGGAAGACAGCATCTACAGCCAAACTCTTGAGCCTCGTAGAGGAGTTGATGGCCAGCCAGGACGATCCACTCAGCCAACCCAGCAGCTTTACCAACCTCCCCGGGCTCAGAACAAGTATGACAAGAGTCTTTGTGAAGAAACAAGCCAGTGACTAGACCTCCTACTTTCTCTTTAGAATAAAATGCAGCTACTGTGGATATTATTATTTGGAGAATGAAACAAcagattttagggaaaaaaaaaaatcaacccacacaaagaatgggaaaaaatatggaGTCAGATAAAGCAACTACCTTTCACAAGtgaaagaattttttcttctgcCATCAATAAAACCaatgtgttatttaaaaaaaaaaaaagaaaagaaaagaaaatagattaaaagaaataaaataaaaataaaatttaaaaatctcagtgctgggacttcgctggtggtccagtgggtaagactccccgctcccaacgcagggggcctgggtttgatccctggtcagggagctaggtcccacatgcgtgctgcaactaagaagtctgcatgccgcaactaagaagccctcatgccacaactaaagatcctgcatgccacaactgagacccagcgcagccaaaataaataaatattaaaaaaaaaaaaaaaatctcactggcaCACTTgatctaagatttttttctagctgaaattttataaatgtcaaaGTTTCCATTAACCTTCCAACCTCCTACCCTTAAAGCCAGGCCCACAGTCAGCCTGCAAATCCTCAGGCTGAGTCTGAAGTGTGTCTTGTGGGGTTTAGAGGGAGGCAGACAACTCACCTGAGAGTGTGGTCAGGGTTCGTTCAGCTGTTCGGCGGAGGGTCTCTCCGGGCTGCCACTCTGCCTGGGGCAGCATCCAAACATCCTGGTCTCCAAGCTTCTCTTTGATCAACAGAATGAGGTTCCTGTCTAGCTTCCGGTGCAGTGAAGTTCGGTCATTCTTTACATCGGCTTCTGTGAAGAAAAGAGGGGGTCACAGGAGACAAGAGGACTGTGTTCTGCCATAACCAAGAAGATTAGAGTTTTAGAGCCCTCCTTTAATGTAGAGCCACAACCTCTGCCCTCAAAGAACTTATAATCAAATTAGAACCCTGACCCGTCTCTCTAACTCGGACCTCTCTCAGGACAGAGTCTCACAATCTTGAGGAAACTAAAATTTAACaagatgaaaccaaaagctgaacTCCTCCTTTGAAGAGCCAAACACAAAGTACTTGGAGCCTCTGGAAAAGAAGCAATACCCGGACACTACTATTTCATTGGTCCTGACACTGTTACCGACTTAACCAGCCCCTACTTTCTCTGTTCTTTAGTCTTCATCgtgaaataagaataaaagaactcaaccccctgctttgggagggatttcagataaaatacaggaaacTAATGGGAAACACTTAATTTCCACCACTCTTAGTCCCAAACTAGGAGTTAAACCCAGATAACATTCCTGAGGCTTAACTGAAACAGATAAGGCTATCCCAATACCCTTACATCCCACTCAAAAATAACACAGACCTTGAAAAAATTATATTAGGGTGGATGTGAGGAACAGggaaaagaatttctttttctcccacatGAAAGAAGTTCTATCATATGAAATTATTTGTTACTTAAAACACAAGCAGGGGTTAAGCAAGAATCCTTTGTTTGAGAACCAGAATTCCCCCCTTTTCTACCTCTAACTGGCCTGAAAAGACCACAAACCTGTTATTCGAGCTCCAGGTTTGAACTGTAGGAATTTCTGCTCCCACATGTCTTCCAAATCCTGTAACAGCAATATATTCTGCTCATCTTCTTCTTCACCATAAAGGTCGCTTTTCTTCTTTGCCAGTTGCTGGGCTTCATCCAAAGCACGAAGCTCATGGTCTGAATACAGGCTTCTCTCTATCTCGATCTGGGaaaattaaaagagcaaaaaTCTACCCCAAACTGGGAAaattaaaaggacaaaaaaaataaataaaacagagctaCTGTGCACTTGACAGACTCAGAAGCTTACCACCCAACAGACATACAACCAAAACAccacagcaaaaacaaagaaaaaaagatcacctGCACTTTGGGCTTGAGTTATATTTGCTAAAACATTAGAATGTGTTTGGAGGTCAAGACTGCCACAAAGAACAGAGGACTAGGACAGGCATTGCCTGCCCACTTACCTCCCTCCAGTCAGGCCAGTCTTTGATCAGAATCTTACTCACCATAAACGTTCCTGCTTCAGGGAGTTTACAGATGCTATTCCTTCTTCCTAGAATGTTTTCCCTCATGCTCTCCTGGAAGAtccctactcatccttcagatctcaatttaaatatcacttttttaaaaaaaaaaaactaccttctTAAGAAAGATACTCTATGACACCTCCCATTAAAATCAAATTAGTGTCCTTGTTAAACACTATtacagtatcctgtgttttcctttACGACACTTACCAAAAACTTCAATTCCATCATCATGTGGTTATTTGGTTATTGACTGATGCCCCCCTACCAAACTGAAGTGCCCTGAGAACCACAGCTATGTCTGCCTCATTCACCACTGCACCCCTAGTACTTAGCAGTGTCTGTACAAAGTGGGTCCTAAATGATTATCTATAAAGCGATTAATAAAATGTTTGCAGAGTAAATTAATAAGCCAAGTAAACAAGACATAAGTGAAGTTTTTATCTCTCAGTAGCCAAGACAAAAACGTCTCAGGTTCTGGGGAAACGTAATATCCTTTAATCATTATCTATGGGGATTTAGGACCCTCATAGCCACTACACCGTTTTTGCCCATGTCTCTTCACTTGCCCCTCACACAAACAGACTTTATCACAGACATCTTACGCATGTGCCCGTTGCCTTTTCCTTACGCTCATCACATAACAAagactttctcttttctaaactgTCAACTACCTATAAGGGATGAATCCGTCTTGTTCACCATCGCATACCCAGTATGTTGACTGAAAAAGGAGAGCATCTCCAAAGAGTTGCCGACGATAACAAcggaaaagatcaatgaaaacgAAGTACCTTTTATTGAACGCGTACTGCGTACCACACCAACCCAGTAAGGTAGGCACCATTTTGCAGGTAAGTAtactaaagctcagagaagtgaagtaaattgcccaaagtcacacaaactAATCTTTGGCGGAATCAGGATCAAACGCAAGTCAGCGTGCCTCTACTGCTTCCCCAACTGCACCCAGAAGCGACGACCCACACCTCAATCCCACCTGCTGTAGTAGAGCCTCCATCTCTTCCTGCAATGGGGTCAGCGGCTTCGAGACCAGCGGTGGCCGCTGCAGGCACAACGCGCCCAGCAAGCGCCATGGAGACGCGCTGCTCGAGGGTGCGGCCGCAAGGGCCAAGCTGCGAGAACCCAGGCTACGGGTCCAGGGGCCCTCGAACCGCCGCCAGCCCCTCGCCACCCCTAATACAGTCAGCCTTACGGGCCCCGCCATCTGTCAACCTTCCCACAATGTACCGCGGCTCCCAGCGAGGTCCTGAGCCAATCCTATATTCCCACAAGGCAGTGCGGGCACAGCATGACGGGAAGAGCTATGGTCCCCGGAACTAGTAGAACGAACCATTCCAATATGGAGGGGTGAACGAAGATCTCATGTTCGAAAActagggaaaggggggaggattCCCAGTTGCCACTATCAACGATAGTTATTATAGAGCATTTAAATTGGAAGAGAAATCTTTAATTGTACGTTATAAAAAGGAATCAGGTGACTTTTCCTCTGCACCCTCCCCCACAAGCGCTCGTGGTGCTGGCTCCGCTCCAGCCCCGCCAAGCTCCG
Protein-coding regions in this window:
- the MRPL46 gene encoding large ribosomal subunit protein mL46 isoform X1 — protein: MAGPVRLTVLGVARGWRRFEGPWTRSLGSRSLALAAAPSSSASPWRLLGALCLQRPPLVSKPLTPLQEEMEALLQQIEIERSLYSDHELRALDEAQQLAKKKSDLYGEEEDEQNILLLQDLEDMWEQKFLQFKPGARITEADVKNDRTSLHRKLDRNLILLIKEKLGDQDVWMLPQAEWQPGETLRRTAERTLTTLSENNMEAKFLGNAPCGHYKFKFPQAMRTESSLGAKIFFFKALLLTGDFFEAGKKGHHVWVSKEELGDYLKPKYLAQVRRFLLDL
- the MRPL46 gene encoding large ribosomal subunit protein mL46 isoform X2; protein product: MAGPVRLTVLGVARGWRRFEGPWTRSLGSRSLALAAAPSSSASPWRLLGALCLQRPPLVSKPLTPLQEEMEALLQQIEIERSLYSDHELRALDEAQQLAKKKSDLYGEEEDEQNILLLQDLEDMWEQKFLQFKPGARITEADVKNDRTSLHRKLDRNLILLIKEKLGDQDVWMLPQAEWQPGETLRRTAERTLTTLSGYACDSQAFLTHLERNMGNLDIDGFHQPISE